The following DNA comes from Lentibacillus sp. Marseille-P4043.
CAATGTGAAAGTTATCGGAGTCGAGCCGGAAATTGCTAATGATACACTTTTGTCATTGGAAAAAGGTGAAATTACTACAATTCCGGAAACAAGAACCATTGCTGATGGACTCCGAACAAGTCAACCTGGTGATGTAACATTTCCGATTGTTCAAAAATACTTGGATGAATTGGTACTTGTCAGTGAGGAAGAAATTCGTCAGGCGTTATTTTTCGTTTTAGAACGAATGAAACAGCTAATTGAACCTTCAAGTGCTGTGACAGTTGCTGCAGCAATGTTTGGAAAGTTAGGGGTTAAGGACAAAAAAGTGACATGTGTCCTTTCTGGCGGGAATGTGGATGTACGAAAACTCGGTGAGATTTTCCCAGAATAAATAATAATTGTTAAATTAGGGCTTTTTTCGGCGTAAATAGGTCAATTATATCTTAATTGAGACTCCCACGTCTAAAGACGCAAGCCCTAGACCTTACGGTGAAACGGGTGGGATTCTTGCATGACTAAGCGTTCGCAATTCATTTCTGCTTTGAACAGCCTACAAGGTGGGGGCATCTCATTGCCACTCATAGGGCAGAACATATAGTTCCCTACGCTGATCGACTATTACCATCAACCACAGGTGCATATCGAATATTCATAGCACCTACTAAATCACGATGTTTTGTGAATCCGCACTTACACCTGTATTTTCTGTCTTTTGCTTTATTCTTTTCAGAACAATCCGGACACGTTTGGCTTGTGTATGCAGGGTTCACATATTCAACTTTAATTCCTTCTAAATTCGCTTTGTATTCAATGAACTGCGATAGACGATAGAATGACCATGTGTTCAAGTTCTTTTCGTTTTTGCGACTTGTTCGTGTCGTCTGTCTAATGTTCGCTAATTGTTCTAAGCGAATCACAGAAATTTTATTGTCTCTAGCAAAATTAACAATGGCACGACTAATCTTATGGTCTTGATCTTCCATCCAACGTTGTTCTTTATCTTTTGAACTGCGAATAGCATTTAACTTTTTCTTTTTTCCTAATGCTATACGAACAGAACGAAACTTTCTCTTTTTAAACTTGTTCTGGCTGCCATTACCAAAGAAGCGTACCTTTTCATCGTCTGTTACAGCGACAGCAGGTACTTTAAGACCTAAATCCACCCCCATGACTTTTACACCAGTTCCCTGAACAGTGGGAATTGTGACAGAAATTTGTGCAATCCATTTGTCCGCCTTTTTCGTGATACGTAGTGTACCTAATTTATGTTTTAACAAATCAAAATTACGGTTATCCTTATCTACCAATAAGGCACAAATAGGTGTTTTCTTTGCTTTTCCGTCAATCATGATTGGCATGGAAATATGAGTGAGGTCAAAAGAATAATTTTGATTGTTCCAAATACAAACTGGCTTCTTCAATACTGGAACCGTTTCAAATTTAGTTTTCTTTGCCTTCTTAAAAACACTTTTAGCATCTTTGATTGCTTGGTTTTTCACCGCACTTGGCAGAGGTACATCAATATTTTTACTGGATTTCTTGGTGACTTTCTTTTCTTTCGCCATTTCAGACACAAGAGTATTAATCGTTGAAATGTACGTTTTACTCATTTTCGTCAACGTTAAATCCTGTTCTTTGGTAGGTAACAATTTGATTT
Coding sequences within:
- a CDS encoding RNA-guided endonuclease TnpB family protein, with the protein product MSQTITVKIKLLPTKEQDLTLTKMSKTYISTINTLVSEMAKEKKVTKKSSKNIDVPLPSAVKNQAIKDAKSVFKKAKKTKFETVPVLKKPVCIWNNQNYSFDLTHISMPIMIDGKAKKTPICALLVDKDNRNFDLLKHKLGTLRITKKADKWIAQISVTIPTVQGTGVKVMGVDLGLKVPAVAVTDDEKVRFFGNGSQNKFKKRKFRSVRIALGKKKKLNAIRSSKDKEQRWMEDQDHKISRAIVNFARDNKISVIRLEQLANIRQTTRTSRKNEKNLNTWSFYRLSQFIEYKANLEGIKVEYVNPAYTSQTCPDCSEKNKAKDRKYRCKCGFTKHRDLVGAMNIRYAPVVDGNSRSA